The Roseibium sp. Sym1 nucleotide sequence GCCCTTGGACAGGACATGCACGACATCCGGCACAATGTGGTCGAGCAGGCGCTGGTAGTGGGTGATCACCACCATCGCCCGGTCCGGACCGCGCAGCTTGTTGACGCCTTCGGAGACGATGCGCAGGGCGTCGATGTCGAGGCCGGAATCGGTCTCGTCGAGCACGCAGAGCTTCGGCTCCAGCAGCGACATCTGCAGGATTTCCGCACGCTTCTTTTCACCGCCGGAGAAGCCGACATTGAGCGGACGCTTGAGCATGTCCATGGAGACGTTCAAGTGGCTGGCAGCCGCCTTGACGCGCTTCATGAAGTCCGGAATCGACAGCGTGTCCTCGCCACGGGCCTTGCGCTGCGCGTTCATTGCCGTCTTCAGGAATTCCATAGTGGCAACGCCCGGGATCTCGATCGGGTACTGGAAGGCCAGGAACATGCCGGCGGCGGCACGTTCGTCCGGTTCCATCTCCAGCATGTTCTCGCCGTTGAAAAGCACCTCGCCCTCGGTGACTTCATAGTCGTCCTTGCCGGCCAGGATATAGGACAGGGTCGACTTGCCGGAGCCGTTCGGGCCCATGATGGCATGGACTTCGCCGGCATTGACGGTCAGGTTGACGCCGCGCAGGATCTCGGTTTCGTCTTCCGCGATGCGGGCATGCAGGTTCTTGATCTCAAGCATTGAGATATTTCCTCGTCATTCAGCGGACCTCGCGGCCCAAATCAAATTCAAATTGCGTCAGGGCCTCAGCCCACGGAGCCTTCCAGGCTGATCGAGATCAGCTTCTGGGCCTCGACGGCGAATTCCATCGGCAGCTGCTGGATCACGTCCTTGACAAAGCCGTTGACGATCAGCGCCACGGCTTCTTCTTCCGACAGGCCGCGCTGCAGGCAGTAGAACATCTGGTCGTCCGAGATCTTCGAGGTGGTCGCCTCGTGCTCGAACTGGGCCGAGGCGTTCTTGCTCTCGATGTAAGGCACCGTGTGGGCACCACATTCCTGGCCGATCAGCAGCGAATCGCACTGGGTGAAGTTGCGGGCGTTCGATGCCTTGCGGTGCGCGGAGATCAGGCCGCGATAGGTGTTTTCCGACTTGCCGGCGGAGATGCCCTTGGAGATCACCCGGCTGGACGTGTTCTTGCCCAGGTGGATCATCTTGGTGCCGCTGTCGATCTGCTGGTGGCCGTTGGAAACGGCGATGGAATAGAACTCGCCGCGGGAATTGTCGCCCCGCAGGATGCAGGACGGGTATTTCCAGGTGATCGCGGAACCGGTCTCGACCTGGGTCCAGGAGATCTTGGAGTTCTTGCCGCGGCAGTCGCCGCGCTTGGTGACGAAGTTGTAGATGCCGCCCTTGCCGTCCTTGTCGCCCGGGAACCAGTTCTGGACGGTGGAATACTTGATCTCGGCATCGTCCAGCGCGATCAGTTCGACCACGGCCGCGTGCAGCTGGTTCTCGTCGCGCTGCGGAGCGGTACAGCCTTCCAGGTAGGAAACGTAGGAACCCTTGTCGGCGATGATCAGCGTGCGCTCGAACTGGCCGGTGTTCTGCTCGTTGATGCGGAAATAGGTCGACAGTTCCATCGGGCAGCGCACGCCCTCGGGAATGTAGACGAAGGATCCGTCGGAGAAGACCGCCGAATTGAGCGTTGCGTAGAAGTTGTCGGTGACCGGCACGACCGAGCCGAGATACTTCTTCACCAGGTCCGGATATTCGCGGAGCGCTTCCGAGATGGAGCAGAAGATGACGCCGGCCTTCTTCAGCTCTTCCTTGAAGGTGGTGACCACGGAGACCGAGTCGAAGACGGCATCGACGGCAACCCGGTTCTTCGGTTCGACACCGGCCAGGATTTCCTGCTCCGCCAGTGGAATGCCGAGTTTCGCGTAGGTCGCCAGCAGTTCCGGGTCGACTTCATCAAGGCTTTTCGGGCCTTCGACGGATTTCGGCGAGGCCCAGTAATAAAGGTCGTCGAAGTCGATCTTCGGATAGGAAACACGTGCCCAGCTCGGCTCTACCATCTGCTGGAAACGGCGCAGGGCATCAAGCCGCCACTCCGTCATCCATTCCGGTTCGTTCTTCTTTGCCGACAAAAACCGCACCGTCTCCTCGGAAAGACCCTTGGCGCCTTTTTCCGATTCGATGTCCGTTACGAAGCCGTATTTATACTGGTCAACATCGATGGCTTTCACCGTGTCGATGGTTTCCTGTACAGCTGGCATACCTTGCCTCCATTCAGCGGGCCCCGTGCCCGCATTTCATATCCTGTTGCAGGGAGCAGCCCT carries:
- the sufB gene encoding Fe-S cluster assembly protein SufB, whose product is MPAVQETIDTVKAIDVDQYKYGFVTDIESEKGAKGLSEETVRFLSAKKNEPEWMTEWRLDALRRFQQMVEPSWARVSYPKIDFDDLYYWASPKSVEGPKSLDEVDPELLATYAKLGIPLAEQEILAGVEPKNRVAVDAVFDSVSVVTTFKEELKKAGVIFCSISEALREYPDLVKKYLGSVVPVTDNFYATLNSAVFSDGSFVYIPEGVRCPMELSTYFRINEQNTGQFERTLIIADKGSYVSYLEGCTAPQRDENQLHAAVVELIALDDAEIKYSTVQNWFPGDKDGKGGIYNFVTKRGDCRGKNSKISWTQVETGSAITWKYPSCILRGDNSRGEFYSIAVSNGHQQIDSGTKMIHLGKNTSSRVISKGISAGKSENTYRGLISAHRKASNARNFTQCDSLLIGQECGAHTVPYIESKNASAQFEHEATTSKISDDQMFYCLQRGLSEEEAVALIVNGFVKDVIQQLPMEFAVEAQKLISISLEGSVG
- the sufC gene encoding Fe-S cluster assembly ATPase SufC, whose product is MLEIKNLHARIAEDETEILRGVNLTVNAGEVHAIMGPNGSGKSTLSYILAGKDDYEVTEGEVLFNGENMLEMEPDERAAAGMFLAFQYPIEIPGVATMEFLKTAMNAQRKARGEDTLSIPDFMKRVKAAASHLNVSMDMLKRPLNVGFSGGEKKRAEILQMSLLEPKLCVLDETDSGLDIDALRIVSEGVNKLRGPDRAMVVITHYQRLLDHIVPDVVHVLSKGRIVKTGDKDLALELEKNGYADYIDTAA